One Vitis vinifera cultivar Pinot Noir 40024 chromosome 8, ASM3070453v1 genomic window carries:
- the LOC100257869 gene encoding cytochrome P450 76A1 — MEWTTNFLVWLIIPFLSALLLLLHRLKSGFNKHLPPGPPGWPIFGNIFDLGTLPHQKLAGLRDTYGDVVWLNLGYIGTMVVQSSKAAAELFKNHDLSFSDRSIHETMRVHQYNESSLSLAPYGPYWRSLRRLVTVDMLTMKRINETVPIRRKCVDDLLLWIEEEARGMDGTATGLELGRFFFLATFNMIGNLMLSRDLLDPQSRKGSEFFTAMRISMESSGHTNFADFFPWLKWLDPQGLKKRMEVDLGKSIEIASGFVKERMRQGRAEESKRKDFLDVLLEFQGDGKDEATKISEKGINIFITEMFMAASETTSSTMEWAMTELLRSPESMTKVKAELGRVIGEKRKLEESDLDDLPYLHAVVKETLRLHPAAPFLVPRRAVEDTKFMGYHIPKGTQVFVNVWAIGREAETWDDALCFKPERFVDSNMDYKGQNFEFIPFGAGRRICVGIPLAYRVLHFVLGSLLHHFDWQLERNVTPETMDMKERRGIVICKFHPLKAVPKIKPIST, encoded by the exons ATGGAGTGGACTAcaaattttcttgtttggttgaTTATCCCTTTCTTATCAGCACTGCTCTTGCTACTTCACCGGCTAAAGTCCGGCTTTAATAAGCATCTGCCACCGGGACCGCCGGGATGGCCAATTTTCGGAAATATTTTCGATCTGGGAACATTACCACACCAAAAACTTGCTGGCCTAAGAGACACGTATGGGGACGTCGTGTGGCTAAATTTAGGTTATATTGGGACGATGGTGGTTCAGTCCTCTAAGGCGGCCGCTGAACTGTTCAAGAACCATGACCTTTCTTTCTCGGACCGGAGCATCCACGAAACCATGCGAGTTCACCAATATAACGAATCCTCTTTGTCCCTGGCTCCATACGGTCCATACTGGCGCTCACTGAGACGTCTGGTGACCGTGGACATGCTGACCATGAAGCGAATCAACGAGACTGTCCCGATTCGTAGAAAATGCGTGGATGATTTGTTATTGTGGATAGAAGAGGAGGCACGGGGGATGGATGGAACGGCGACTGGTTTAGAGTTAGGTCGCTTCTTCTTCCTTGCCACATTCAACATGATCGGAAACCTTATGCTGTCACGAGACCTATTGGATCCGCAATCGAGGAAGGGGTCGGAGTTCTTTACAGCAATGCGCATATCGATGGAGAGCTCGGGCCATACCAACTTTGCTGATTTCTTTCCATGGCTTAAATGGTTGGACCCGCAGGGCTTAAAGAAAAGAATGGAGGTTGATCTTGGAAAATCCATAGAAATTGCTTCCGGCTTCGTTAAGGAGCGTATGAGACAAGGGCGAGCGGAGGAAAGCAAGAGGAAGGACTTCCTGGATGTGCTGTTAGAGTTTCAAGGTGATGGAAAGGATGAAGCAACTAAAATTTCCGAGAAGGGCATCAACATATTCATAACG GAAATGTTCATGGCTGCATCAGAAACCACTAGCAGCACCATGGAATGGGCTATGACTGAGCTCCTGCGCAGTCCTGAGTCCATGACTAAGGTTAAGGCAGAGCTTGGTCGAGTTATTGGAGAAAAAAGGAAGCTTGAAGAGAGCGACCTGGATGATCTCCCATATTTACATGCTGTGGTGAAAGAGACACTACGATTGCATCCTGCAGCTCCATTCCTAGTTCCACGAAGAGCAGTTGAAGATACTAAATTCATGGGGTACCACATACCCAAAGGCACGCAAGTATTCGTGAATGTTTGGGCAATTGGAAGGGAAGCCGAAACTTGGGATGATGCACTATGTTTTAAGCCAGAGAGGTTTGTAGACTCAAACATGGATTATAAGGGCCAAAATTTCGAGTTCATCCCATTTGGCGCAGGGCGAAGGATTTGCGTAGGAATTCCATTAGCCTATCGAGTGCTACACTTTGTGTTGGGGTCGCTGCTTCATCATTTTGACTGGCAACTTGAGCGTAATGTCACGCCAGAGACAATGGACATGAAAGAGAGGCGCGGAATCGTAATCTGCAAGTTTCATCCATTGAAAGCTGTACCCAAAATTAAGCCTATCTCTACCTGA